The following coding sequences are from one uncultured Desulfobacter sp. window:
- a CDS encoding sodium-dependent transporter — protein MNKREQWGTRTGFIFAAIGSAIGLGNIWRFPYVAYENGGGAFFIPYLFAMVTAGIPFLILEFGVGHRFKTSAPNIFRELSHRWEWLGWWQLLVSFIISIYYVAVVGWTISYLVLAFTQGWGGDTANFFYKTYLQLSDTPFAFNGIRWPILGAILCAWLVCWVVLFNGVKKGIELAGKIFMPLLFIMVIVITARAVTLEGATEGLNWMFQPDFSALFNFKVWVEAYGQIFFSLSIGFAIMLTYASYLPKNSDMANNGFITAFCNCGFSILCGIMVFSILGNMAFLKGVGVDQVVGSGVGLAFVTIPKAINSLPGPILFGTLFFAALLFAGLSSMISICEVSVSVLIDRFGISRKAAASIYCGIGIVCGIVFATHSGLLVLDIVVRFINNFGVLAGGLLEIVFLVWICGIDKFKDHINLTSDFKVGKLWTVCLKYITPAILGYMILSNLIGDIKAPYGGYPYSALLVFGLCMVQGVIILSVMFHVTTNGRRK, from the coding sequence ATGAATAAAAGAGAACAATGGGGCACGCGGACCGGCTTTATCTTCGCGGCCATCGGATCGGCCATCGGTTTAGGGAATATCTGGCGATTTCCCTATGTTGCCTATGAAAACGGAGGCGGCGCTTTTTTTATCCCGTATCTTTTTGCCATGGTCACGGCGGGCATTCCGTTCCTGATTCTGGAATTTGGGGTCGGGCATAGATTCAAAACCTCTGCGCCCAATATCTTCAGGGAACTGTCCCATCGCTGGGAATGGCTGGGGTGGTGGCAGCTGTTGGTCTCCTTTATCATCTCTATATATTATGTGGCGGTGGTGGGCTGGACCATATCCTATCTGGTTCTGGCCTTTACCCAGGGCTGGGGTGGAGATACCGCAAATTTCTTTTATAAAACCTATCTTCAGCTTTCAGACACACCGTTTGCCTTTAACGGCATCCGGTGGCCCATACTCGGGGCCATCCTCTGCGCCTGGTTGGTTTGTTGGGTGGTGCTTTTCAATGGTGTTAAAAAAGGGATTGAATTGGCCGGCAAAATTTTCATGCCCCTGCTTTTTATTATGGTTATCGTCATCACCGCCCGGGCCGTAACCCTGGAAGGGGCGACTGAAGGCCTGAACTGGATGTTTCAACCCGATTTTTCGGCACTGTTCAACTTCAAGGTCTGGGTTGAGGCCTATGGCCAAATTTTTTTCAGCCTTTCCATCGGCTTTGCCATCATGCTCACCTACGCAAGCTACCTGCCCAAAAATTCGGATATGGCAAACAACGGATTTATCACGGCGTTCTGCAATTGCGGATTCAGTATCCTTTGCGGCATTATGGTCTTTTCGATCCTGGGCAATATGGCTTTCCTAAAGGGCGTGGGGGTTGATCAAGTGGTCGGCTCGGGTGTGGGCCTTGCCTTTGTCACCATTCCCAAGGCCATTAACAGCCTGCCCGGTCCCATATTATTCGGAACCTTGTTCTTTGCCGCCCTGCTTTTTGCAGGCTTGAGTTCCATGATATCCATCTGCGAGGTCTCGGTGTCCGTACTTATTGACCGATTCGGCATCAGCCGTAAAGCTGCGGCCAGTATTTACTGCGGCATCGGCATTGTGTGCGGCATCGTGTTTGCGACACATTCCGGACTGTTGGTGCTGGATATCGTGGTCCGGTTCATCAACAATTTCGGCGTATTAGCGGGAGGGCTCTTGGAGATCGTATTCCTGGTCTGGATCTGCGGCATAGACAAGTTTAAGGATCACATCAATCTGACCAGTGACTTCAAAGTCGGAAAGCTATGGACCGTCTGCCTTAAATACATCACTCCGGCCATCCTCGGCTATATGATCCTATCCAACCTGATCGGAGACATTAAAGCCCCATATGGTGGATATCCCTACTCGGCCTTGTTGGTATTTGGCTTGTGTATGGTACAAGGCGTCATCATTCTCAGTGTCATGTTTCATGTGACCACTAACGGGAGAAGAAAATGA